A genome region from Ignavibacteriota bacterium includes the following:
- a CDS encoding L-rhamnose mutarotase, whose protein sequence is MKRFGQIIGVDPAQFEKYKEYHAAVWPEILAMIKACNIENYSIFHKDGQLFAYMEYTGNDFAADMAKMAADPKTQEWWDVMMPMQRPVANRAPGEWWATMEEVFHLD, encoded by the coding sequence GTGAAACGATTCGGACAGATCATCGGGGTCGATCCCGCGCAGTTCGAGAAGTACAAGGAGTACCATGCCGCCGTCTGGCCGGAGATCCTGGCCATGATCAAGGCATGCAACATCGAGAACTACTCCATCTTCCATAAGGATGGGCAGCTCTTTGCATACATGGAGTACACGGGGAACGATTTCGCGGCAGACATGGCGAAGATGGCTGCCGATCCGAAGACGCAGGAGTGGTGGGATGTCATGATGCCCATGCAGCGGCCGGTTGCCAACCGCGCCCCGGGCGAATGGTGGGCCACCATGGAAGAAGTCTTTCACCTGGACTGA
- a CDS encoding DUF4386 domain-containing protein encodes MRTVESVLILAGVISLMSVVTLRATAPPQVSPEVLSLAGQMLVAFHDWTFMLGPQFCSGFGNGLLLGYLMYRSGLVPRRMALLGLVGGPLAFLGGVLVLFGVLEQMSVGLFALTAFEIVWELSITFYAIVKGFRPISVAGELAVQH; translated from the coding sequence GTGCGCACCGTCGAGTCCGTCCTGATCCTTGCAGGCGTTATCAGTCTCATGTCGGTCGTGACGTTGCGGGCTACCGCGCCTCCGCAGGTCAGCCCGGAGGTCCTTTCCCTTGCGGGGCAGATGCTTGTTGCGTTCCACGACTGGACCTTCATGCTGGGGCCGCAGTTCTGTTCCGGTTTCGGAAACGGCTTGTTGCTTGGGTATTTGATGTACCGGTCCGGGCTCGTGCCGCGGCGCATGGCGCTTCTTGGTCTCGTTGGCGGACCGCTGGCGTTCCTTGGTGGTGTGCTGGTGTTGTTCGGAGTTCTCGAGCAAATGAGCGTCGGGTTGTTCGCTCTTACTGCTTTCGAGATCGTCTGGGAGCTTTCGATAACCTTCTATGCCATCGTCAAAGGATTCAGGCCGATATCTGTGGCTGGTGAACTTGCAGTTCAGCATTGA
- a CDS encoding DUF2938 domain-containing protein: protein MDAQVILGATAIGLGATLLTDLWNLCLKAFFGIPSLDFCLLGRWLLHMPSGTFMHKSIAAAPGRRFECVVGRTAHYSIGIALAFAFIVLVPGEWLVLPTLLPALLYGISTVVFPLFIMQPAFGLGFAGARTPKPAQTRLKSLMTHTVFGFGLWGCAVGMNLL from the coding sequence ATGGACGCTCAGGTCATTCTAGGCGCCACTGCCATTGGCCTTGGTGCGACGCTCCTCACAGATCTGTGGAATCTCTGTCTGAAGGCATTCTTCGGCATTCCATCTCTGGACTTCTGCCTCCTGGGGCGCTGGCTGCTTCATATGCCGTCAGGGACGTTCATGCATAAGAGCATCGCTGCCGCACCCGGCAGGCGTTTTGAGTGCGTCGTTGGCCGGACCGCACATTACTCCATCGGGATCGCGCTCGCGTTCGCCTTCATCGTGCTTGTCCCCGGGGAGTGGCTGGTCCTGCCGACGTTGCTACCGGCGCTTCTCTACGGCATCAGTACTGTGGTCTTCCCGCTCTTCATCATGCAGCCGGCGTTCGGTTTGGGTTTTGCGGGGGCTCGTACTCCCAAGCCCGCACAGACGAGGTTGAAGAGTCTGATGACGCATACTGTTTTCGGATTCGGGTTGTGGGGGTGTGCGGTGGGGATGAATCTTCTGTGA
- a CDS encoding DUF2867 domain-containing protein, whose product MRVPGRAWLEYEVKPVGEGSTIRQTAIFDPAGLAGLAYWYGIYPVHALIFRRLIHVIARKAVIHPPESHGQRRSSSGN is encoded by the coding sequence ATGAGAGTTCCCGGCAGGGCATGGCTCGAGTATGAAGTGAAGCCCGTCGGGGAGGGGTCGACGATCAGACAGACGGCGATATTCGATCCGGCCGGTCTCGCGGGTCTCGCCTACTGGTACGGTATCTATCCTGTACACGCACTCATCTTCAGGCGCCTGATCCATGTCATCGCCCGAAAGGCGGTGATTCATCCACCTGAGAGTCATGGCCAGCGGAGGTCGTCCAGTGGCAATTGA
- a CDS encoding DUF3267 domain-containing protein: MSPGNCGQWGASSSTKRTISILHANGLSIAVLVALGVPSLFLFALRADIHVKDVILAALDTGLLESMIILLVLIGGILAHELIHGLFFSLYAHNGWKAISFGVLWQYITPYCHCSASPWFIAFTSTDGHSRNDSALSFVVVNSHILLFGLCFIAAGSGDILLVLTLRKEHGGCHVLDLKDEVGYVIFHRST, encoded by the coding sequence ATGAGCCCTGGGAATTGCGGTCAATGGGGTGCCTCTTCATCGACAAAGCGCACCATAAGCATTCTGCATGCTAATGGTCTGTCAATCGCGGTGCTTGTTGCCCTGGGTGTCCCTTCTCTTTTTCTTTTCGCATTGAGAGCTGACATTCATGTCAAAGATGTGATTCTCGCTGCACTGGATACCGGGCTGCTGGAGAGCATGATCATACTGCTCGTATTGATCGGAGGGATTCTCGCTCATGAACTGATTCATGGGTTGTTCTTCTCGCTCTACGCGCACAATGGTTGGAAAGCGATCTCGTTCGGAGTACTGTGGCAATATATCACACCCTATTGTCATTGTTCGGCCAGTCCCTGGTTCATTGCTTTCACTAGCACCGACGGTCATTCTCGGAATGATTCCGCTCTCTCATTCGTTGTTGTCAACTCTCACATCTTGCTTTTTGGTCTTTGCTTCATCGCGGCTGGATCCGGAGACATCTTGCTTGTGTTGACTTTGAGAAAAGAACACGGCGGGTGTCATGTTCTGGATCTGAAGGATGAAGTTGGATATGTGATATTTCATCGCAGCACATGA
- a CDS encoding RMD1 family protein, which produces MNDSAPIKAVVETIAVKAFDIASSYDLPKAREILEREPSAKVVKPDPLMVQFEEKKMLMVFRYGAIVFFNIEPIQMRRLTAHLKPSASRENKISSEDDFLLYISNRQKKPKGTNEWHIKEFNRDMALVVGVVLSRSVSLEYYEKLVGDALEQFQQTIATLATKGWIPRRQREAVKQVGFALSVEYDLAYDVAILDDPDTLWDGGSRVEQLYAGLKREFDLEDRIRIIQQKISIISRFSTFVVSRLESQRAMYLEWIIILLILSEILMAFAVKMIAAGRCR; this is translated from the coding sequence ATGAACGACTCTGCACCGATAAAAGCGGTCGTCGAAACGATCGCTGTGAAAGCGTTCGACATAGCATCCTCGTACGATCTGCCCAAAGCGCGCGAGATCCTGGAGAGAGAACCCTCGGCAAAAGTTGTCAAACCTGATCCGCTGATGGTTCAGTTCGAAGAAAAGAAGATGCTGATGGTGTTCAGGTACGGCGCGATCGTCTTCTTTAATATCGAGCCGATCCAGATGCGGCGCCTCACCGCACATCTGAAACCAAGCGCCAGCAGAGAGAACAAGATCAGCAGCGAAGACGATTTTCTCCTGTATATTTCGAACCGGCAGAAGAAACCCAAGGGGACCAACGAGTGGCATATCAAGGAATTCAATCGCGATATGGCTCTTGTTGTGGGCGTTGTGCTGAGCAGGTCAGTCTCATTGGAATACTATGAGAAGCTTGTGGGAGACGCCCTTGAGCAATTCCAGCAGACCATTGCGACGCTGGCGACAAAAGGATGGATCCCGCGTCGTCAGCGGGAGGCCGTGAAGCAAGTGGGGTTTGCGCTGTCGGTGGAATACGATCTGGCGTATGACGTTGCCATTCTCGATGATCCCGATACGCTCTGGGATGGTGGTTCAAGAGTGGAACAGCTGTACGCGGGCCTGAAAAGGGAGTTCGACCTTGAAGACCGGATACGGATCATCCAGCAGAAGATCTCGATCATTTCGAGGTTCAGCACATTTGTGGTGTCCCGACTCGAATCCCAGCGCGCCATGTATCTTGAATGGATCATCATTCTTCTGATTCTCTCGGAGATTCTGATGGCGTTTGCCGTGAAAATGATCGCCGCTGGGCGGTGTCGCTGA
- a CDS encoding discoidin domain-containing protein, translating to MSFTNGTWIGFEGEDCEAVVDLGSRKTIQEISLGYLVNAASWIFEPTQIVFEVSADGKQFSCVDRWTKDPKSRDQETRVGRYTKPFQPVEARYVKVTARNPGTCPPNHPGKGSNAWIFLDEILVR from the coding sequence ATGAGCTTCACGAACGGGACCTGGATCGGGTTCGAAGGAGAGGATTGCGAGGCGGTGGTGGACCTTGGAAGCCGGAAGACGATTCAGGAGATCTCTCTGGGGTACCTTGTCAATGCCGCCAGCTGGATCTTCGAGCCGACACAGATCGTCTTTGAGGTCTCCGCGGACGGCAAGCAGTTCAGCTGTGTGGATCGCTGGACAAAGGATCCGAAGAGCCGGGACCAGGAGACCCGCGTTGGCCGGTACACGAAGCCGTTTCAGCCGGTCGAGGCCCGATACGTGAAGGTTACCGCCCGGAACCCCGGCACTTGTCCCCCGAACCACCCGGGCAAGGGGAGCAACGCGTGGATCTTCCTTGACGAAATTCTTGTGCGGTAG
- a CDS encoding family 20 glycosylhydrolase, which translates to MIDYSRTFWNKEITKKYIDALSFYKMNNLHMHLTDDQGWRLEISKYPALTETGSKFDPSFRERPEHEGFYTKEDIRELLRYAGERNVELIPEIEMPGHALAAIAAYPTLSCTGEKVVIHPFTMRPGVHEEVFCPGKESTFRFIEDVLGEVIELFPSPYVHIGGDEVPKTKWKACPDCQKAIRQNGLKDEEELQSWFIRRVETILNARGKKLIGWDEITEGGLSPTATVMFWRGSGDGTTSWSHEGLLQSIIRANDVIMSPTSHCYFDYSYETTPTNRVYGLQPVPGGASPEEAARILGVQANFWSHLDRTEPRMDRQIFPRLLALAEVGWSDEKKEWDEFTTRLKEHYEALDLLKIKQVWIELPTFTMVPFSSGDSVEISFRRNDPAEGATVRYTLDGSAPNSNSPELTGTTRFALPFNFRAGMFFADAAVGTETSFGITDAFRAPIHLKNEPSSKYGGAVPH; encoded by the coding sequence ATGATCGACTACAGCCGCACCTTCTGGAACAAAGAGATCACCAAAAAGTATATCGATGCCCTTTCGTTCTACAAAATGAACAATCTTCACATGCATCTCACCGATGACCAGGGGTGGCGGCTGGAGATCAGCAAGTATCCCGCGCTGACCGAGACGGGATCGAAATTCGACCCGTCGTTCCGCGAGCGACCGGAACACGAAGGCTTCTATACAAAAGAGGACATTCGCGAACTGCTCCGGTACGCCGGCGAGCGGAATGTCGAGTTGATACCCGAGATCGAAATGCCGGGCCACGCCCTGGCCGCCATCGCCGCATACCCCACGCTCTCCTGCACCGGGGAAAAAGTGGTCATCCATCCCTTCACGATGAGGCCCGGGGTTCATGAAGAGGTGTTTTGCCCCGGAAAGGAATCGACGTTCCGCTTCATCGAAGACGTGCTTGGGGAGGTCATCGAACTCTTCCCTTCCCCGTATGTTCACATCGGCGGCGATGAAGTCCCGAAGACAAAGTGGAAGGCGTGCCCCGATTGTCAAAAGGCGATCAGGCAGAACGGATTGAAGGACGAAGAGGAGCTTCAGAGCTGGTTCATAAGGCGCGTGGAAACAATTCTGAACGCCCGGGGAAAGAAACTGATCGGCTGGGACGAGATCACGGAAGGGGGACTCAGCCCGACGGCGACGGTGATGTTCTGGCGCGGGTCCGGTGACGGCACCACAAGCTGGTCGCACGAGGGCCTTCTCCAATCGATCATCAGGGCTAACGACGTCATCATGTCACCGACCTCCCACTGCTACTTTGACTACTCCTACGAGACGACCCCAACGAACAGGGTGTACGGCCTCCAGCCGGTCCCGGGTGGTGCGAGCCCGGAAGAGGCAGCCAGGATCCTGGGGGTGCAAGCCAATTTCTGGTCCCATCTCGACCGGACCGAGCCTCGGATGGACCGGCAGATCTTCCCGCGGCTGCTTGCCCTCGCAGAGGTGGGTTGGAGCGATGAAAAGAAGGAATGGGACGAATTCACCACAAGGTTGAAAGAACACTATGAGGCATTGGACCTTCTGAAGATCAAGCAGGTCTGGATCGAGCTGCCGACGTTCACGATGGTCCCTTTTTCATCGGGGGACAGCGTCGAGATTTCGTTCCGGAGAAACGATCCTGCCGAAGGGGCGACCGTGCGGTACACATTGGATGGCTCGGCGCCAAACAGCAACTCCCCGGAGCTCACCGGGACCACACGCTTTGCCCTACCGTTCAACTTCAGGGCAGGCATGTTCTTCGCTGATGCCGCTGTCGGGACCGAAACATCGTTTGGGATCACGGATGCATTCCGGGCTCCTATCCACTTGAAGAACGAACCGAGTTCAAAATACGGAGGGGCGGTGCCACATTGA
- a CDS encoding transposase family protein — MKRSVPEHLRSDNGPESIADSVREWLSSVDTRTLFIEPGSPWENGDIESFNGNLRVNCSTVRSSTRSH; from the coding sequence ATGAAGCGATCGGTACCCGAGCACCTGCGATCCGACAACGGTCCGGAGTCCATCGCCGACTCTGTTCGCGAGTGGTTGAGTAGCGTTGACACCAGAACGTTGTTCATCGAACCGGGAAGCCCCTGGGAGAATGGCGACATCGAATCATTCAACGGAAACCTGAGAGTGAACTGCTCAACGGTGAGATCTTCGACACGGTCACATTGA
- a CDS encoding helix-turn-helix transcriptional regulator, translated as MTVLMALCALTAPIPTSLLARMYPLWGSALDVIEAIKLASFYVALVAVAWYLWRAAENIVSDEVRRMLRLLAVVQAAFYPVMLWEGSGFFHGSFFVPVSSFSLFYGIINLLWLYFVSRHIEFPVVQFVNADRSLERFVALFEISEREKEIVSLLLDGCSYKEIAEKLFIAHETVKSHVTNIYRKAGVKSKMELAKAVRNS; from the coding sequence ATGACCGTCCTCATGGCGCTCTGCGCCCTCACTGCCCCCATCCCGACATCCCTCCTCGCGAGGATGTATCCCCTCTGGGGCTCCGCACTCGATGTGATCGAGGCGATCAAGCTGGCGTCCTTCTATGTCGCGTTGGTCGCCGTGGCATGGTACCTCTGGCGCGCCGCAGAGAATATCGTGTCCGATGAAGTGCGCAGGATGCTGCGCCTGCTGGCCGTTGTGCAGGCCGCGTTCTATCCCGTGATGCTCTGGGAAGGGAGCGGGTTCTTTCATGGCTCATTCTTCGTCCCCGTGAGTTCCTTCTCGCTGTTCTACGGCATCATCAATCTGCTCTGGCTCTACTTTGTGAGCCGCCACATCGAATTCCCGGTGGTGCAGTTCGTCAACGCCGACAGGTCGCTGGAGCGCTTCGTCGCACTGTTCGAGATCTCCGAACGCGAGAAGGAGATCGTGTCCCTCCTCCTCGACGGCTGTAGCTATAAGGAGATCGCCGAAAAGCTGTTCATTGCCCATGAGACCGTGAAGTCGCATGTGACGAACATCTACCGCAAGGCAGGCGTGAAGAGCAAGATGGAACTGGCCAAAGCGGTCAGAAACAGCTGA
- a CDS encoding TonB-dependent receptor — protein MLNVDLLESVTLNAGGFGAAWGNRLSSVMEMHLREGSRDGFAAQVNMDMTGFGGVAEGPLADSSASWLLSFRHSYLDLLVHAFSVGNTVAPRMMDGQGKVTIDLSPNDQVNVLEMFSQDRLSTDHATAVENEMMYYGDQNNLQNSAGGTWRHLWGAAGVSHLTLSHTVMKFTETFRDIGSQEILFANRSDEQSLDLRNTNRFALGRSGSIECGVDLRREVSTYDNRFGATTDQLGTPTPEVRILRDLSTTTAGAFASLSVEPVKDLTATAGVRVDHFGSSSRTWLSPRLAVMYKVSDLTTLSAAAGLYVQSLPHVILSQSASTSALREPDARHLVLGVGHLLSEDTRLTIEGYWKGSRHLPVDVAQPQLFLLDEIFTGSTFIGNHAAISDAGEARAYGIEVMLQKKLARDFYGLASLSLGRSQYKALDGVWRDRVFDNRVSFCMEGGYKPNEKWDFSLRWVYGGGVPYTPLDIVASGKINAGVLDASRVNGERLPAYHSLNVRVDRRFNFDRSSLVVYLSAWNVYDRQNVASYFWNKITASPDTEYQFGMLPILGVEYEFWA, from the coding sequence ATGCTGAATGTGGACCTGCTCGAGAGTGTCACGCTCAATGCCGGCGGGTTCGGCGCCGCCTGGGGCAACCGCCTTTCATCGGTCATGGAGATGCATCTGCGTGAAGGGTCCCGCGACGGGTTCGCGGCTCAGGTGAACATGGATATGACAGGTTTTGGTGGGGTTGCCGAAGGGCCCCTGGCCGACTCGTCCGCGTCGTGGCTGCTGTCGTTCCGGCACAGCTATCTGGACCTGCTTGTGCATGCGTTCTCGGTGGGGAATACCGTTGCCCCACGCATGATGGATGGACAGGGAAAGGTCACGATCGACCTCTCGCCTAACGACCAGGTGAATGTGCTCGAGATGTTCAGTCAGGACCGCCTCTCGACCGATCACGCCACGGCGGTGGAGAACGAGATGATGTACTACGGGGACCAGAACAACCTTCAGAATTCAGCAGGGGGGACCTGGCGGCACCTCTGGGGCGCTGCAGGAGTCTCACACCTCACGCTTTCGCACACGGTCATGAAGTTCACGGAGACCTTCCGGGACATCGGCTCGCAGGAGATCCTCTTTGCGAACAGATCGGACGAGCAGAGCCTGGACCTGCGCAATACCAATCGGTTCGCCCTGGGCCGCAGCGGGTCGATCGAATGCGGGGTGGACCTGCGCCGGGAGGTGTCCACGTACGACAACAGGTTCGGAGCCACGACGGATCAGCTCGGGACGCCCACACCTGAAGTGCGGATCCTCCGCGACCTGTCCACGACCACGGCCGGTGCATTCGCGAGCCTCTCCGTGGAGCCGGTGAAGGATCTGACCGCGACGGCAGGAGTGCGGGTGGATCACTTTGGCTCTTCAAGCCGGACATGGCTTTCACCGCGGCTGGCGGTCATGTACAAGGTGTCCGATCTCACGACGCTGAGCGCGGCCGCGGGCCTCTATGTGCAATCGCTCCCCCACGTGATCCTGTCGCAATCGGCGTCCACGTCGGCCCTGCGTGAGCCCGATGCCCGGCACCTGGTCCTTGGTGTGGGCCACTTGCTGTCCGAGGATACACGTCTGACCATTGAAGGGTACTGGAAAGGATCCCGCCACCTTCCGGTTGATGTGGCCCAGCCCCAGCTCTTCCTGCTTGACGAGATCTTTACCGGGTCAACGTTCATTGGGAACCATGCTGCGATCAGCGATGCCGGCGAGGCAAGGGCGTACGGTATCGAGGTGATGCTTCAGAAGAAGCTCGCACGCGACTTCTATGGCCTCGCAAGCCTGTCGCTCGGGCGGTCGCAGTACAAGGCGCTCGACGGCGTCTGGCGTGACAGGGTCTTCGACAACCGGGTCTCCTTCTGCATGGAAGGGGGATACAAGCCGAATGAAAAGTGGGACTTCAGTCTGCGGTGGGTCTATGGCGGCGGCGTGCCGTACACGCCTCTCGACATCGTTGCGTCAGGGAAGATCAATGCGGGTGTGCTGGATGCTTCGCGGGTGAATGGTGAGCGGCTTCCGGCGTATCATTCGCTCAATGTGCGGGTGGACCGGCGGTTCAACTTCGACAGGTCCAGCCTGGTGGTGTACTTGAGCGCATGGAACGTGTACGACCGTCAGAATGTGGCGTCGTATTTCTGGAACAAGATCACGGCGTCGCCGGATACGGAGTATCAATTCGGGATGTTGCCGATCCTGGGCGTGGAATACGAATTCTGGGCGTAG
- a CDS encoding nucleoside 2-deoxyribosyltransferase, with product MRPDIDQLITTLRRGKGSHVPNVELGIHPVIKERFLGRPVVTLADDVEFWHTAGYDYIKLQPIVDFNPGKAGGNANVMTYGDGTVVRKWASEGTGVITSMDDLHRYVFPRSADISYERFDAVRALLPAGMGVCGQYGDIFTMTWEMMGFENFSMAVFEEPGLVEELNNRVGAIVIAMFERMAAHPAVDILWYSDDIAYASGLMVSPALLRKYFFPWLKKVGDLARAAGKPFIYHTDGVLWDVMEDIIACGVDALHPIEPKAMAIAEVKARYGDRLCLIGHVDVDMLSRGTEEEVRAQVRRNIREAGYNGGYCAGSGNSIPEYVSYPNYMAMLDEVRRTNDAAG from the coding sequence ATGCGCCCCGACATCGATCAACTCATCACCACCCTCCGCCGCGGCAAGGGGTCGCACGTGCCGAACGTCGAGCTCGGCATCCATCCCGTGATCAAGGAGCGCTTCCTCGGCCGCCCGGTTGTCACGCTGGCAGACGATGTGGAGTTCTGGCACACGGCCGGCTACGACTACATCAAACTTCAACCCATCGTCGATTTCAACCCGGGGAAGGCCGGGGGGAACGCCAATGTGATGACCTACGGCGACGGCACAGTCGTCCGCAAGTGGGCATCAGAAGGGACCGGGGTCATCACATCCATGGACGACCTCCACCGCTACGTATTTCCACGTAGCGCGGACATCTCCTACGAACGGTTCGATGCGGTCCGGGCACTCTTGCCGGCGGGGATGGGGGTCTGCGGACAGTACGGCGACATCTTCACGATGACCTGGGAGATGATGGGGTTCGAGAACTTCTCCATGGCGGTCTTCGAAGAGCCCGGACTTGTGGAGGAACTCAACAACCGCGTGGGCGCGATCGTCATTGCGATGTTCGAGAGGATGGCCGCGCATCCGGCGGTGGACATCCTCTGGTACAGCGACGACATTGCGTACGCCTCCGGGTTGATGGTCTCCCCTGCCTTGCTCCGGAAGTATTTCTTCCCGTGGCTGAAGAAGGTCGGCGACCTTGCCCGCGCAGCCGGCAAGCCCTTCATCTATCATACGGACGGTGTCCTCTGGGATGTCATGGAGGACATCATCGCCTGTGGGGTGGACGCGTTGCACCCCATCGAGCCGAAGGCCATGGCCATTGCCGAGGTGAAAGCGCGGTATGGCGACCGGCTCTGCCTGATCGGGCATGTGGATGTGGATATGTTGAGCCGCGGGACGGAGGAAGAGGTCCGCGCGCAGGTCCGTCGCAACATCCGTGAAGCCGGATACAATGGGGGCTATTGTGCCGGGTCGGGGAACAGCATCCCCGAGTACGTCAGCTACCCGAATTATATGGCGATGCTGGATGAAGTGCGACGGACCAACGACGCCGCCGGTTGA
- a CDS encoding PBP1A family penicillin-binding protein has product MGKKRSGPLSPEDMDRYFNDPEFRRQRGNKTPAATPRRWLRSLLIFGLPAAIILGVYTWYLFSGLPGLEKIENPRPELSTRVFSADGEVLDQFFIKNRSQVALKDIPITVQNALIATEDKDYYSHWGVDAIRFIKAMIKNALTLFRRPEGASTITQQLARNLYLGHDDKNAFDTVTRKIREFITSIQLERNFTKEEILEFYLNVVYFGRGSYGIASASQQYFGKTVQELTLPETAMLIALVKGPAYYDPTRHPERAVGRRNVVLGQMLKYDYITEEEAERAKAVPIQLKATDEFARAGIAPHFVEYIRQQLSEKAEKYGFDIYRDGISVYTTLDSRMQRHANHAVEEHLAIYQGLFDKEWNWSREREALSFVIDQSIRTSGMYRNAGTARERDSVYQALKVDRPWLDSMMHVAQQIEIGFVAIDPTSGGIIAMVGGANFKQFKYGLNHVTQIRRQVGSAFKPFVYTVAIDNGYPPTFELLNQPVTIFMPDGKRWTPSNSDMTFSGKSTIREAIRMSLNLVAVRAVQSIAPINKVIDYAKRMGITSPLPPYESLALGAGEVSPLEMAAAFGVYPNHGVYVEPSSILRIEDKDGNIIEENFPMQREVLSEETAFLMTSMLEGVVNGGTGSHVRDYFQLPAAGKTGTTSEFADAWFVGFTPQISASVWVGFDNKSVRFKTWDGQGGRAAAPVWGRFMKYVYEDPDIAMPLQYFERPAGVLQETICTETKKLATQYCPSTTTEFFTTKTLPGRCDKHTTSKWKEGEEGQGTISF; this is encoded by the coding sequence ATGGGTAAGAAACGATCGGGGCCATTGTCCCCGGAAGACATGGACCGCTACTTCAACGATCCCGAGTTCCGGCGCCAGCGCGGGAACAAGACGCCTGCCGCTACGCCGCGCCGCTGGCTCCGCTCGCTCCTGATCTTCGGGCTTCCCGCAGCGATCATCCTCGGCGTGTACACCTGGTATCTGTTCTCCGGACTCCCCGGCCTCGAGAAGATCGAGAACCCGCGCCCGGAGCTCTCCACGCGCGTCTTCTCCGCTGACGGCGAAGTGCTGGACCAGTTCTTCATCAAGAACCGGTCGCAGGTCGCGCTGAAGGACATCCCGATCACCGTCCAGAACGCGCTCATCGCCACCGAGGACAAGGACTACTACAGTCACTGGGGCGTCGATGCGATCCGCTTCATCAAGGCGATGATCAAGAACGCCCTCACGCTCTTCCGCCGTCCGGAAGGCGCGAGTACCATCACCCAGCAGCTCGCACGCAACCTGTATCTCGGACACGACGACAAGAACGCATTCGACACGGTGACCCGCAAGATCCGCGAGTTCATCACGTCCATCCAGCTCGAGCGGAATTTCACGAAGGAAGAGATCCTCGAGTTCTATCTGAACGTGGTCTATTTCGGACGTGGCTCGTACGGCATCGCATCGGCTTCCCAGCAATATTTCGGGAAGACCGTTCAGGAACTCACGCTGCCGGAAACGGCGATGCTCATCGCCCTGGTCAAAGGCCCCGCGTACTACGATCCGACGCGGCACCCGGAACGCGCGGTCGGTCGGCGGAATGTCGTCCTCGGACAGATGCTGAAATACGACTACATCACAGAAGAGGAAGCGGAACGGGCGAAGGCGGTCCCGATCCAGCTCAAGGCCACCGACGAATTCGCACGCGCGGGGATCGCGCCGCATTTCGTGGAGTACATCCGCCAGCAGCTTTCCGAGAAGGCCGAGAAGTACGGCTTCGACATCTACCGCGACGGCATCTCGGTGTACACCACGCTCGACAGCCGGATGCAACGCCATGCCAACCATGCGGTGGAAGAGCATCTGGCGATCTACCAGGGCCTGTTCGACAAGGAATGGAACTGGTCACGCGAACGTGAGGCACTCAGCTTCGTCATCGACCAGTCCATACGCACGTCGGGCATGTACCGCAACGCCGGCACTGCGCGCGAACGCGACAGCGTCTATCAGGCACTCAAAGTGGACCGCCCCTGGCTGGATTCCATGATGCACGTCGCGCAACAGATCGAGATCGGATTCGTGGCGATCGACCCGACGTCCGGGGGCATCATCGCGATGGTGGGTGGCGCCAACTTCAAGCAATTCAAGTACGGACTCAACCACGTCACCCAGATCCGCAGGCAGGTCGGTTCGGCATTCAAGCCGTTCGTGTATACCGTCGCCATCGACAACGGGTACCCGCCGACCTTCGAGTTGCTGAATCAGCCCGTCACGATCTTCATGCCCGACGGCAAGCGGTGGACCCCCTCGAATTCGGACATGACCTTCAGCGGCAAGAGCACCATCCGCGAAGCCATCCGGATGTCCCTCAACCTCGTTGCCGTCCGCGCGGTCCAGTCCATTGCCCCGATCAACAAGGTGATCGATTACGCAAAACGCATGGGGATCACATCGCCCTTGCCGCCGTATGAATCGCTCGCGCTCGGCGCCGGTGAGGTGTCGCCCCTGGAAATGGCTGCCGCATTCGGCGTGTACCCGAACCATGGTGTCTACGTCGAGCCGTCGTCGATCCTCCGCATCGAGGACAAGGACGGGAACATCATCGAAGAGAATTTCCCCATGCAGCGGGAAGTGCTGAGCGAAGAGACCGCATTCCTGATGACCTCGATGCTCGAAGGTGTGGTGAACGGCGGTACCGGGAGCCACGTGCGCGACTACTTCCAGCTCCCTGCAGCCGGGAAGACCGGCACGACGTCGGAATTCGCCGATGCCTGGTTCGTCGGTTTCACGCCGCAGATCAGCGCATCGGTGTGGGTCGGCTTCGACAACAAGAGCGTGCGCTTCAAAACGTGGGATGGGCAGGGCGGCCGCGCCGCGGCCCCGGTCTGGGGACGCTTCATGAAGTACGTGTACGAGGACCCGGACATCGCGATGCCGCTCCAATACTTCGAGCGGCCTGCGGGGGTGCTGCAGGAGACCATCTGCACCGAGACGAAGAAGCTTGCGACACAGTATTGCCCCTCAACTACGACCGAATTCTTCACCACGAAGACGCTTCCCGGCCGGTGCGACAAGCATACCACGTCGAAATGGAAAGAGGGGGAAGAGGGGCAGGGGACGATCAGTTTCTAA